A section of the Venturia canescens isolate UGA chromosome 11, ASM1945775v1, whole genome shotgun sequence genome encodes:
- the LOC122417816 gene encoding reactive oxygen species modulator 1 isoform X1, translated as MCDQLFSLKIANIFWKLSKVRMPVVPSSAYQTSQPSCWDRMKMGFGLGFCIGMASGALFGGFSALRYGLRGRELINNVGKTMIQGGGTFGTFMAIGTGIRC; from the exons atgtgcgATCAATTATTCTCCTTAAAGATCGCTaacattttttggaaactGAGCAAG GTTAGAATGCCCGTCGTACCTAGCAGCGCCTACCAAACTTCACAACCATCGTGTTGGGATAGAATGAAAATGGGTTTTGGACTTGGATTTTGCATAGGAATGGCATCAGGGGCACTCTTTGGTGGATTTTCAGCCTTGAG GTACGGCCTGAGAGGAAGAGAGTTGATAAACAATGTTGGTAAAACAATGATCCAGGGTGGTGGAACATTCGGAACGTTTATGGCAATTGGAACAGGTATCCGTTGTTAG
- the mRpL42 gene encoding 39S ribosomal protein L42, mitochondrial, whose translation MKYMRRRQFIQTRMALFPCTHWMVKLRNIQAKHLSSLTKIGEAVIFPNEETIVCWHPDKNFPYKYSQPLPREEHTAFSTLKISAPKARATFARKKDNKTIAEECAKLTHTTMHPWFPRSRDKKAKKSQADRPFL comes from the exons ATGAAATATATGAGAAGACGTCAATTT ATACAAACAAGAATGGCACTCTTCCCCTGTACCCATTGGATGGTAAAATTACGCAATATTCAAGCGAAACATCTGAGCAGTCTGACAAAAATTGGAGAAGCAGTAATATTTCCAAATGAGGAAACGATAGTCTGTTGGCATCCAGATAAAAATTTCCCTTACAAGTATTCGCAGCCATTGCCACGAGAGGAACATACTGCATTTTCGACACTTAAAATCAGTGCCCCCAAGGCTCGAGCAACCTTTGCCAGGAAGAAAGACAACAAAACAATTGCAGAAGAATGTGCTAAGCTAACCCACACTACAATGCATCCTTGGTTCCCAAGAAGCAGAGAcaagaaagcaaaaaaatctcAGGCCGACAGACCTTTTCTATAA
- the LOC122417816 gene encoding reactive oxygen species modulator 1 isoform X2, producing MIIAQQIYNKVRMPVVPSSAYQTSQPSCWDRMKMGFGLGFCIGMASGALFGGFSALRYGLRGRELINNVGKTMIQGGGTFGTFMAIGTGIRC from the exons ATGATAATAGCACAACAGATATATAACAAG GTTAGAATGCCCGTCGTACCTAGCAGCGCCTACCAAACTTCACAACCATCGTGTTGGGATAGAATGAAAATGGGTTTTGGACTTGGATTTTGCATAGGAATGGCATCAGGGGCACTCTTTGGTGGATTTTCAGCCTTGAG GTACGGCCTGAGAGGAAGAGAGTTGATAAACAATGTTGGTAAAACAATGATCCAGGGTGGTGGAACATTCGGAACGTTTATGGCAATTGGAACAGGTATCCGTTGTTAG
- the LOC122417816 gene encoding reactive oxygen species modulator 1 isoform X3: protein MPVVPSSAYQTSQPSCWDRMKMGFGLGFCIGMASGALFGGFSALRYGLRGRELINNVGKTMIQGGGTFGTFMAIGTGIRC from the exons ATGCCCGTCGTACCTAGCAGCGCCTACCAAACTTCACAACCATCGTGTTGGGATAGAATGAAAATGGGTTTTGGACTTGGATTTTGCATAGGAATGGCATCAGGGGCACTCTTTGGTGGATTTTCAGCCTTGAG GTACGGCCTGAGAGGAAGAGAGTTGATAAACAATGTTGGTAAAACAATGATCCAGGGTGGTGGAACATTCGGAACGTTTATGGCAATTGGAACAGGTATCCGTTGTTAG